In Synechococcus sp. A18-25c, a single window of DNA contains:
- a CDS encoding folylpolyglutamate synthase/dihydrofolate synthase family protein, giving the protein MDLSLERMQLALKHLQSPAGSIPAVQVVGTNGKGSIACLIHHGLMAAGLRSGLTTSPHLVSWCERIRVDDALIRIETLRKILESLQPVVEEHRLTPFEQLICAALVHFDQQQPDWLVLEAGLGGRLDATTAHPQRPLIAVGSIGLDHREHLGPTLQAIAAEKAAAIGPGAHVVSGPQEAAVQEVLEQRVKAMAGTLDWVDPLDDTWTLGLPGLWQQGNAAVAAAALQWMGRDSGAIPDAAIREGLAAARWPGRLQWMRWQGLRVRVDGAHNPPAAVQLDQERRRWSADRTPQTWILAIQAHKQAPEMLNQLLHPGDQAWIVPVPGHTSWSAEQLKAHCPHQAEQLKSAVNAAEALRQLQAEGWPPTAPVIAGSLYLIGQLMETGLVQAE; this is encoded by the coding sequence ATGGATCTGTCCCTGGAGCGGATGCAGTTGGCACTGAAACATCTGCAGAGCCCTGCAGGATCGATCCCCGCCGTTCAGGTGGTGGGCACCAATGGCAAAGGATCGATCGCCTGTTTGATCCATCACGGCCTAATGGCGGCGGGCCTTCGTTCCGGCCTGACCACCTCACCCCATCTCGTGAGCTGGTGCGAACGCATCCGGGTCGATGACGCTCTCATCAGGATTGAAACGCTGCGCAAGATCCTGGAATCACTGCAGCCTGTGGTCGAAGAGCATCGTCTGACGCCCTTCGAACAACTGATCTGCGCCGCCCTCGTGCATTTCGATCAACAACAGCCCGACTGGCTGGTGCTGGAGGCTGGGCTGGGCGGTCGACTGGATGCCACCACCGCCCACCCACAACGGCCCTTGATCGCCGTGGGCTCCATTGGTCTCGACCATCGCGAGCATCTCGGACCCACCCTGCAGGCCATCGCTGCCGAGAAAGCCGCGGCCATCGGTCCTGGAGCTCACGTTGTGAGTGGTCCGCAAGAGGCCGCTGTACAGGAGGTGCTCGAACAGCGGGTGAAGGCCATGGCGGGAACCCTGGACTGGGTGGACCCGCTGGATGACACCTGGACTTTGGGGCTGCCAGGCCTCTGGCAACAAGGCAACGCAGCTGTGGCCGCCGCTGCCCTGCAATGGATGGGGAGGGACTCAGGCGCGATCCCCGATGCGGCAATCCGTGAGGGATTGGCAGCGGCCCGATGGCCAGGGAGGCTGCAGTGGATGCGCTGGCAAGGACTGCGCGTGCGCGTGGATGGTGCCCACAACCCACCAGCGGCCGTGCAACTCGACCAGGAACGCCGCCGCTGGTCAGCCGACAGAACGCCACAGACCTGGATCCTGGCGATCCAGGCACACAAACAAGCCCCAGAGATGCTCAACCAGCTTCTGCATCCCGGTGATCAGGCTTGGATCGTGCCGGTACCCGGTCACACGAGCTGGAGTGCAGAGCAACTGAAAGCGCACTGTCCGCATCAGGCCGAGCAGTTGAAATCAGCGGTGAATGCAGCGGAGGCCCTGCGGCAGCTGCAGGCTGAAGGATGGCCGCCCACCGCTCCCGTGATCGCCGGATCTCTTTATTTGATCGGTCAGCTCATGGAAACCGGCTTGGTGCAGGCAGAGTGA
- a CDS encoding pentapeptide repeat-containing protein, producing the protein MPLLHAMHALLKALAAFALMLWLMPVSAIALDTSAGVGLQDRALFQERVDYTLTNQSDVDFHGQQLTNTSFAGAVGRGADFSDTNLSGAIFTQGAFADANFHGADLSDALMDRADFTGTDLRDALLVGVIASGSSFAGAQVEGADFSDALLDRDDQRRLCQEAEGVNPVTGVLTRDSLNC; encoded by the coding sequence ATGCCGCTCCTCCATGCCATGCACGCGCTGCTGAAGGCCCTCGCCGCATTCGCTCTGATGCTCTGGTTGATGCCGGTGTCGGCCATCGCCCTCGACACCTCGGCAGGGGTGGGGCTGCAAGATCGAGCCCTGTTCCAGGAACGGGTCGACTACACCCTGACCAACCAAAGCGACGTGGACTTCCACGGACAGCAGCTCACCAATACCTCCTTCGCCGGTGCCGTCGGCCGTGGGGCTGATTTCAGCGACACCAACCTTTCGGGCGCAATTTTTACCCAAGGGGCCTTTGCGGATGCCAATTTTCATGGCGCCGACCTCAGTGATGCCCTGATGGATCGTGCCGACTTCACCGGGACGGATCTGCGCGATGCCCTGCTGGTGGGCGTGATTGCCTCCGGCAGCAGCTTCGCCGGAGCGCAAGTGGAAGGGGCTGATTTCAGTGATGCCCTCCTGGACCGCGATGATCAACGCCGCCTCTGTCAGGAAGCCGAAGGTGTCAACCCGGTGACTGGGGTGTTGACCCGCGACAGCCTCAACTGCTGA